In Mycoplasmopsis fermentans PG18, one genomic interval encodes:
- a CDS encoding transposase: MKEFCKDLKSVYQSNDAKNAMDNLDIFEDKWGKKYPTSISIWRQNWSEISTMFDYSLEIRTLIYTTNPIENLNSVFRKYAKTKKVFPSDDSLLKILFLASQQIIKKWSNSRIRNWSSILNEFKIIDFENEE, from the coding sequence ATGAAAGAATTTTGCAAAGATTTAAAATCTGTATATCAATCTAATGATGCAAAAAATGCAATGGATAATTTGGATATTTTTGAAGATAAATGAGGCAAAAAATATCCTACATCTATTTCAATATGAAGACAAAACTGATCTGAAATTTCTACAATGTTTGATTACTCCCTTGAAATAAGAACGCTCATTTATACCACTAATCCAATCGAAAATTTAAATAGTGTATTTAGAAAATATGCAAAAACAAAAAAGGTTTTCCCATCTGATGATAGTCTTTTAAAAATTCTTTTTCTAGCATCTCAACAAATCATAAAAAAATGAAGTAATTCAAGAATTAGAAATTGATCTAGCATATTAAATGAATTTAAAATTATTGATTTTGAAAATGAAGAATAA
- a CDS encoding IS256 family transposase, with product MAMKEVFQNTIQKMMNKEFDNFIGYEKMIIKFKKNYRNDFFKKNVNSQYGQMEIDIPRDREAKIEPIIIKKCERDISELVDMIFALYSRGMSTRDVNDFMFSKYGVNYSPAQISQLTNEIVEDARLWQERKLETYYSIIYIDAVHFHVVDNNVVTKKATYVIMGINSDGQKEILGLYIGENESTKFWMSVLNALKNRGISKIDIICSDNLKGIQQSIEVVFPNSKQQRCIVHMIRNSVKWYERILQRFKICISI from the coding sequence ATGGCTATGAAAGAAGTATTTCAAAATACAATCCAAAAAATGATGAACAAAGAATTTGATAATTTTATAGGTTACGAAAAAATGATAATAAAGTTCAAAAAAAATTATAGAAATGATTTTTTTAAGAAAAATGTTAATAGTCAATATGGCCAAATGGAAATTGACATTCCAAGAGATCGTGAAGCAAAAATTGAACCTATAATCATCAAGAAGTGTGAACGTGATATTTCTGAATTAGTTGATATGATATTTGCTTTATATTCTAGAGGAATGTCAACAAGAGATGTAAATGATTTTATGTTTAGCAAATATGGTGTTAATTATTCTCCAGCACAAATAAGTCAATTAACTAACGAAATTGTCGAAGACGCAAGATTATGACAAGAAAGAAAACTTGAAACATATTATTCAATAATTTATATTGATGCAGTACATTTTCATGTTGTAGATAATAATGTTGTAACTAAGAAAGCTACATATGTTATTATGGGTATTAATAGTGATGGGCAAAAAGAAATTCTAGGACTTTATATTGGAGAAAATGAATCGACAAAGTTTTGAATGTCTGTCCTAAATGCTCTTAAAAATAGAGGAATTAGTAAAATTGATATTATTTGCTCAGATAATTTAAAAGGTATACAACAATCTATAGAAGTTGTTTTTCCTAATAGTAAGCAACAACGTTGCATTGTACATATGATTAGAAATTCTGTTAAATGATATGAAAGAATTTTGCAAAGATTTAAAATCTGTATATCAATCTAA
- a CDS encoding IS3 family transposase, producing MELRQEFKKLFFIKLILEKIKLKKSTFYEILKSQNKPDKDENLKKVIFDLFNYNKGLYGYRRITFALRNKGIIINHKKVQKLMKAMNIFGKTLRRKNKYSSFKGDAHKNIPNLLLDKENITEDFFRYKRNFSNNKYLKILGTDVTEFKLKNDEKAYFSPVVDFENREILGYSISKSPNLRMVGKMLENVEENGHSLKNVLLHSDQGWQYTHQDYIDYLKEKQTTQSMSRKGNCLDNSPTECLFSVIKREFWFGEEKKFNSFKEFKTALGEYISYYNNDRIVNKLKGLSPVQYRNKSKHN from the coding sequence ATTGAACTAAGGCAAGAATTTAAAAAGCTATTTTTTATTAAATTAATATTAGAAAAAATTAAATTGAAAAAGTCAACTTTTTATGAGATATTAAAATCACAAAATAAACCTGATAAAGATGAAAATTTAAAAAAGGTTATTTTTGACTTATTTAACTATAATAAAGGACTATACGGTTATAGACGTATTACTTTTGCTTTAAGAAATAAAGGAATAATAATCAATCATAAAAAAGTTCAAAAATTAATGAAAGCAATGAATATTTTCGGCAAAACGCTAAGAAGAAAAAATAAATATTCTTCATTCAAAGGTGATGCTCACAAAAACATTCCAAACTTGCTTTTAGATAAAGAAAATATCACAGAAGATTTCTTCAGATACAAAAGAAATTTTTCAAATAATAAATATTTGAAAATACTAGGAACAGATGTTACTGAATTTAAATTAAAAAATGATGAAAAAGCATATTTTTCTCCTGTAGTTGATTTTGAAAACAGAGAGATTTTAGGTTATTCGATTTCTAAATCGCCTAATTTAAGAATGGTTGGTAAAATGTTAGAAAACGTAGAAGAGAATGGCCACAGCTTAAAAAATGTATTATTACATTCTGATCAAGGATGACAATACACTCATCAAGATTATATTGATTATTTGAAAGAAAAACAAACAACTCAAAGCATGTCAAGAAAGGGAAATTGTTTAGACAATAGTCCTACTGAATGTTTATTTAGTGTTATAAAAAGAGAATTTTGATTTGGAGAAGAAAAGAAATTTAATAGTTTTAAAGAATTTAAAACTGCTTTAGGAGAATATATTTCATATTATAATAATGACAGAATTGTTAATAAATTAAAAGGACTTAGTCCTGTCCAATACAGGAATAAGTCCAAACATAATTAA
- a CDS encoding Mbov_0401 family ICE element transposase-like protein, with protein sequence MKNKMSKTLADNWNAQAEVFKNSEERKIKYNVERKIERDIFIWGETVRIIYYMYKDKTTGKRLVIYPSEGLADNGRNKYYKECVEKCVENNIYASKGDNSKLLIPYHVYYYHREQLKKEVLNNLTLKDYKNLEYKTIQIDIDDAYIRVSFKGRKIKVRVRMATIHTLLSGSSVKAIENKTSIMQFLPLASEFKNFNSEEDFENKIRESLNSLYKENCEIIVSGDGAKFITTIADNLKSTRVYDPFHFKANMFKAFGYSKKINVSNKRFFRDYKDVYRVLDNLFSKGLIYEFEKELDSVLEWITKQEKNKTVYANAKKFKKYYKENREYIWNSVLVKNYFGGCAETVVGHDLKRFCSKKFATFSLKTIQLSIAKNMETKANLFFI encoded by the coding sequence GTGAAGAACAAAATGAGTAAAACTTTAGCTGACAATTGAAATGCTCAAGCAGAAGTTTTTAAGAATAGCGAAGAGCGTAAAATTAAATATAATGTTGAAAGAAAAATAGAAAGAGATATTTTTATTTGGGGCGAGACAGTAAGAATTATTTACTACATGTATAAAGATAAAACTACAGGCAAAAGACTAGTTATTTATCCGAGTGAAGGATTAGCTGATAACGGTAGAAATAAATATTATAAAGAGTGCGTCGAAAAATGTGTTGAAAACAATATATACGCTTCAAAAGGTGATAATAGTAAGCTACTTATTCCTTATCACGTTTATTATTACCATAGGGAACAATTAAAGAAAGAAGTATTAAATAATTTGACTTTAAAAGACTATAAAAATCTAGAGTACAAGACTATACAAATAGATATTGATGATGCTTATATTAGAGTGTCTTTTAAAGGTAGAAAAATAAAGGTTAGAGTGCGTATGGCGACTATACATACTTTGCTTAGCGGAAGTAGTGTAAAAGCCATAGAAAATAAGACCTCTATTATGCAGTTTTTACCACTTGCAAGTGAGTTTAAAAACTTCAATAGTGAAGAAGATTTTGAAAACAAAATTAGAGAAAGTTTAAACAGTTTATATAAAGAAAATTGTGAAATTATTGTCTCTGGAGATGGTGCAAAATTCATAACTACAATAGCTGATAATTTAAAATCAACGAGAGTTTATGATCCATTTCATTTCAAAGCAAATATGTTTAAAGCTTTTGGATATAGCAAAAAAATTAATGTAAGTAATAAGAGATTTTTTAGGGATTATAAAGATGTTTATCGCGTGTTAGACAACTTGTTTTCTAAAGGATTAATTTATGAATTTGAGAAAGAACTTGACAGTGTTTTAGAGTGAATAACAAAGCAAGAGAAAAATAAAACTGTATATGCTAATGCTAAAAAGTTCAAGAAATATTATAAAGAAAATAGAGAATATATTTGAAACTCAGTGCTAGTTAAAAACTACTTTGGAGGCTGTGCTGAAACGGTAGTTGGGCACGATTTAAAGAGGTTTTGCTCAAAGAAATTTGCTACATTTTCACTAAAAACAATACAGTTAAGCATTGCAAAAAATATGGAAACAAAAGCAAACTTATTTTTCATTTAA